The sequence TGGCTCTGGCCGCTTCTGGCCTGCGCGGTCGTGATCGTCGCCGTGCTGGCACTGCGCCGGTTTGCAAGGCTCAGGCGCGGCATCTGGCCCGTTGCCCTGGCGCTGATCGCCGGGATTTTCTGGCAGGCGGGCCTCAGCTTTGACATCCCCGTGCTTAAAGGGCTGAACGTGCGGGGCGGGCTGACGCTTTCGCCGGAATATGCTGCGCTTCTGGTTGCACTGGTGGTCAAATTCTCGGCCGCGATTGCCGAGATCGTACGCGCCGGCATCCTGTCCGTCCCCGAGGGCCAGCGTGAAGCCGCCCGCGCCATGGGCCTGTCCGACTGGCAGATCATGCGCCTCGTGATCCTGCCCCAGGCGCTCAGAGTGATCGTGCCGCTGACCACCTCGGTCTTTCTCGATCTGACCAAGGATTCGAGCCTCGCCGTCGCGATCGGCTATCCCGATCTCGTCTCGGTCCTGAACACCACCGCGAACACCACCGGCCAGGCCATCGAGGCAGTGCTGATCATGGCGGGGACCTTCCTCTTGCTCAACCTATGCGTGGCCGCGCTGATGAACCATTACAACCGCCGCGTCGCCCTGCGCGGAGAGGGGCGCAGATGAGCGTGATCTTTATGAATTATCGCAGCCGCGACCTGGTGGCGCCCTTATGGCGTAGCCTCGCGGGCGGGCCGCTGAACACCGTGCTGACGCTGGCCTCGGTGCTGATACTGGCGCTGATCCTGCCACCTTTGATCCATTGGGCGATCACGGATGCGGTCTTCAGTGGCACACAGGAAGAATGTCGCGCTGCCAGCGGCGCCTGCTGGGCCTTTCTGCGCGCCAAGGCTCGCTTCATCCTTTTCGCCTTCTACCCGGGCGAGCATCTCTGGCGCCCGATCCTCGTGATCATTGCGCTTCTGGGGCTGATGGTGGCTTCGGCCCTGCCACGCTTCTGGGGACCGTTCCTGATCCTGGCCTGGCCAGTCACGCTGGCGCTGGCCTGGGCGCTGATGGCCGGTGGCACATGGACCGCCGGTCTGCTGGTGCGGGTCTCGCTGAATGACTGGGGCGGGTTGCCAGTGACGCTGCTGGTGTGGTCGACCTGCATGGCCTTTGCCTTTCCGGCCGCGGTGCTTCTGGCGCTGGCACGGGCCTCAAAAATGGGCGGGCTGCGGCTGATTTCGGTCACCTATATCGAGGTGATGCGCGCCATTCCAATGGTCGCGATCCTGTATTTCGCCATGCTGATCCTGCCGCTGGCTTTGCCGCAGGGCATAATCCTGGATAAGCTGATCCGCGCCACGATCATGGTCGCCTTGTTCTGGACCGCCTATCTGGCAGAGGTCGTGCGGGGCGGGCTGCAAACCGTTGGCCCGGGCCAGGCTGAGGCGGCACAGTCACTCGGGCTGGGCTATTGGCGGATCATGCAGCTGGTGGTGTTGCCCCAGGCTTTGCGCCAGGTGATCCCGGGGCTGGTTAATCTTGGCATCGGCTTTCTGCTGGCGACTTCGCTGCTGGCGGTAATCGGCGCGTTCGATCTTTTGAACACCGCCCGGGCCTCGACCACCGACACGCAATGGTTGGGCTTTTACAACGAGGCCTATGTCTTCGCGGCCGTGATCTATTTCCTGCTCTGCTATGGCGGCTCGCGCTACAGCCGCTGGCTGGAAACGCGGCTGCGCCGGCGATGACCATGCGCCGACGGGAAGAGGGAATTTCCCCCGGACCCACATAGCCAGACATGGCTGTGCCAGCCGAAGGGTGGTCTTCGAAATCCTGTTCCCCCGGCCCTGATCTATCCTCTGACCTGATCCATTCCGGCCCCCGATTACCCCTTCCTTTCTCAGCAAAAGCGAACGCGCATTATGACAGCATCCCTCCGAAACGGCCTGTCGCGCCGCACACTTCTGACAACCGGCGCGGCGGCGGCGGGCCTTGGCGCGGTCGGGCTTTCGACCGGGGTCAGCACACGCCGCGCCATGGCCGGCAACCTGACCAAAATCAAACTTGAATGGACCGAAGTGGCCGCCTGCCACGCCCCTGTCGGGTTCGCGCTGGAAAAGGGCATTTTCGAGAAACACGGGCTGGATGTGGAACTGTTCTACCAGGGCGCCAGCGGCCAGACCCTGATCCAGGCGCTTGCCACCCGCAAGGCCGAGGCCGGGCCGGGTCTTTTGTATGACTGGCTGAAACCGATCGAGCAGGGCTTTGACGTCAAACTTTTCGCCGGATCGCATGGCGGCTGCCAGAGCATCCTGACACCTCAGGACAGCGGCATCAGAACACTGGAAGATCTGCGCGGCAAAACCATCGGCACC is a genomic window of Rhodobacter sp. 24-YEA-8 containing:
- a CDS encoding amino acid ABC transporter permease, with product MSVIFMNYRSRDLVAPLWRSLAGGPLNTVLTLASVLILALILPPLIHWAITDAVFSGTQEECRAASGACWAFLRAKARFILFAFYPGEHLWRPILVIIALLGLMVASALPRFWGPFLILAWPVTLALAWALMAGGTWTAGLLVRVSLNDWGGLPVTLLVWSTCMAFAFPAAVLLALARASKMGGLRLISVTYIEVMRAIPMVAILYFAMLILPLALPQGIILDKLIRATIMVALFWTAYLAEVVRGGLQTVGPGQAEAAQSLGLGYWRIMQLVVLPQALRQVIPGLVNLGIGFLLATSLLAVIGAFDLLNTARASTTDTQWLGFYNEAYVFAAVIYFLLCYGGSRYSRWLETRLRRR
- a CDS encoding amino acid ABC transporter permease codes for the protein MKIPLREAGPNEAGRGQSPHRRGVIPALVAWWGPRPYTQLALVLVILAGLWLLGQNIAAALEKAGISPGFAFLSRAASFQIGESAIPFSAGDTYLRAIGVGVINTLRVALIGCVLAALLGTALGVLGLMGNPLLTRLVRIYVELIRNTPLLLQLFFWIALARNLPGPKQAVHGGGIWLTNRGVYVPAPVVEAGWLWPLLACAVVIVAVLALRRFARLRRGIWPVALALIAGIFWQAGLSFDIPVLKGLNVRGGLTLSPEYAALLVALVVKFSAAIAEIVRAGILSVPEGQREAARAMGLSDWQIMRLVILPQALRVIVPLTTSVFLDLTKDSSLAVAIGYPDLVSVLNTTANTTGQAIEAVLIMAGTFLLLNLCVAALMNHYNRRVALRGEGRR